One Bacteroidales bacterium genomic window, ATACATTTATTTTATTTTTTAACAAGGGTAACAGCACCAGTTCTTTCTGTTTTTGAGCCATCCGTGTTGGTGATTATTATTTTGTAAAAATATGTTGCCGGCGACATCGTTTTACCGTCGTGTTTTCCGTCCCATCCTTCCTCTCCGTAATAAAGTAACAACCCCCATCGGTCGAAGATTGATAATACAAAAGGTAAATGATATTTTGTTGGAAATTTGTCATTGATACCATCTCCGTCAGGTGTAAAAGCGCTGGGAAGTTCAACGATGCAATCCACAGTCAAATAAACCGTGTCAATACAGCCCGACTCGTCTTGTGCAATAACCGAAATAATATCGTTGTTTGCAATAGAAGAAGAATAATATGTATTTAAAGTACTTTCTCCTTGAACTACACCGTCGTTTAATGAAAACTCATACGATGGTAATCCTACAGGCAAAGCCGTTGCCATGGTAGAATTACAGTCGTAAGTTAAAGTAAGCCCCATGTTAATTACTGTAATAGTTATATCGTCTGATGCAGAGCAACTTCCCGCCGTGGTAGTGATAATATATGTTGTAGTTATTTCGGGATTTGCAACAGGGTTATTTATATTTGTGTAGTTAAGTCCCGTGGCGGGAGTCCAGTTAAATGTTAGCGCATAATCTGAAACTGCCTGCAATTGATATTCCTGACCGGCACATATTGTTGTGTCGTTACCTGCATTAACAGTAATAGCAGTTATTAAATTAACAGTCATTTCATCTGAATCGGTACATCCTGCAGCATTAGTTACTGTTAAGGTATATATTGTTGTTGCCGAAGGCATCGCTGTAGGTTCTGCAGCATTTGGATTACTAAGGTCGGCTGCGGGCTCCCAACTGTAAGTTAGGCCAGCTACCGCTGTAGTACCAATGGTTGTAAACGGTGTTCCACATCCGATAATTTTATCATCGCCGGCGTCTGCAGTCGGATACCCGCTCACAAACACAGTGATGCTGGTGTCCTGCGTATTTGTTCCGTCAGTAACAGTTACACTATAAGTTGTGGAACCAAGAGCGCCTGGCAATGCAGCAGGATTTTTTATTGTA contains:
- a CDS encoding gliding motility-associated C-terminal domain-containing protein, yielding PSQPSTITGNTPVCQGSSQTYSVTNVAGVTYTWTFPTGWVQTDGGNTNSVTVTVGSGSGNVQVTPSNVCGDGTTRTKAVTVESAPQISNQPLKIVTVPGGGGAFSVTSTGATSYTWKVSTNGFAGPYTDISAAGSNPTYSNWTTAVLGITNAQPANNGWIYKCKLTNTCGDITSDTASLIVEETIAPLIINDILVDDDTICLGDSIHLDLVISGGVPPYSYTWSGVGLSSTTIKNPAALPGALGSTTYSVTVTDGTNTQDTSITVFVSGYPTADAGDDKIIGCGTPFTTIGTTAVAGLTYSWEPAADLSNPNAAEPTAMPSATTIYTLTVTNAAGCTDSDEMTVNLITAITVNAGNDTTICAGQEYQLQAVSDYALTFNWTPATGLNYTNINNPVANPEITTTYIITTTAGSCSASDDITITVINMGLTLTYDCNSTMATALPVGLPSYEFSLNDGVVQGESTLNTYYSSSIANNDIISVIAQDESGCIDTVYLTVDCIVELPSAFTPDGDGINDKFPTKYHLPFVLSIFDRWGLLLYYGEEGWDGKHDGKTMSPATYFYKIIITNTDGSKTERTGAVTLVKK